A genome region from Labilibaculum antarcticum includes the following:
- a CDS encoding (Fe-S)-binding protein, with protein sequence MADVTAKGEKPEYLYWVGCAGAFDDRYQKVARAFSKILNHLGVSYAVLGKEESCTGDAAKRAGNEMLFQMQAMQNIEVLNSYEVKKIICTCPHCYNTLKNEYPDLGGNYEVINYTVFLDEMIRTGKLKLENNPFKGESITYHDPCYLGRGNGIYDAPRNVIKAVFGEVKEMKRARSFGLCCGAGGAQMFKEAEKGDKEVNIERTEEIIERKVDKVASACPFCMTMLTDGIKLKNKEAELQNIDIAEIIEKALNL encoded by the coding sequence ATGGCGGACGTTACAGCGAAAGGCGAAAAGCCTGAATACTTGTATTGGGTTGGTTGCGCCGGTGCTTTTGATGACAGGTATCAGAAAGTAGCACGAGCGTTTTCTAAAATATTGAATCATCTTGGCGTAAGCTATGCTGTTTTGGGGAAAGAAGAAAGTTGTACAGGTGATGCTGCAAAGCGTGCCGGGAACGAAATGCTTTTTCAAATGCAGGCCATGCAGAATATTGAAGTGCTTAATTCCTATGAGGTGAAGAAGATCATCTGCACTTGTCCGCATTGTTACAATACCTTGAAAAATGAATATCCTGACTTGGGCGGAAATTACGAGGTGATTAATTACACGGTGTTTCTGGATGAGATGATTCGAACCGGGAAACTGAAATTGGAGAACAATCCATTTAAAGGCGAAAGCATCACTTATCACGATCCATGTTATCTGGGAAGAGGAAATGGAATTTATGATGCACCTAGAAATGTAATTAAAGCTGTTTTTGGTGAGGTGAAAGAGATGAAGCGAGCGAGAAGTTTCGGTCTGTGCTGTGGTGCCGGTGGCGCTCAAATGTTTAAGGAAGCCGAAAAAGGAGATAAGGAAGTCAACATTGAACGTACCGAAGAGATTATTGAGAGGAAAGTAGATAAAGTTGCTTCAGCTTGTCCTTTTTGCATGACCATGTTGACAGATGGAATAAAATTAAAGAACAAAGAAGCGGAATTGCAAAATATAGACATAGCAGAAATTATTGAAAAAGCCTTGAACTTATAG